A portion of the Carya illinoinensis cultivar Pawnee chromosome 11, C.illinoinensisPawnee_v1, whole genome shotgun sequence genome contains these proteins:
- the LOC122281187 gene encoding probable WRKY transcription factor 53 translates to MENVWSWEQKPLIGELIQGMELVKQLRVQFSTTSSSPETVETLLQRILASYEKALMILRCSGSIGQPQIEGVMAGVPGSPISVNGSLGTDEFDKGIKDHQGTDDISKKRRILPRWTDHVRVRSETGLEGPHEDGYSWRKYGQKDILGAKYPRSYYRCTFRNSQNCWATKQLQRSDDDPNAFDITYRGRHTCSHATNSVPAPPSPEKQEQKQYNNNNHNEQERPLDILRDIPSSLRIVTEDLDRREMTYPFSFPSTSFGCMQSEDNGFSLSALDSNALLDSFSSPFLSPATPESNYFAVSPLGKSNFGGVHNEHHFESELKKIIPANASAPSSPVLDLDSLHPVDIEPNFPFDSQPFFS, encoded by the exons ATGGAGAACGTTTGGAGCTGGGAGCAGAAACCACTGATTGGTGAACTAATACAGGGAATGGAGCTAGTGAAACAGTTAAGGGTACAATTTAGTACAACATCGTCATCACCCGAGACCGTAGAGACATTGTTGCAGAGGATATTAGCTTCATATGAGAAGGCTCTTATGATTCTGAGATGTAGTGGCTCGATCGGACAGCCTCAGATTGAAGGAGTAATGGCAGGTGTGCCCGGGTCTCCAATTTCTGTCAACGGAAGTCTCGGGACCGATGAATTTGACAAGGGTATCAAGGATCATCAGGGCACTGACGATATCTCAAAGAAGAG GAGGATATTGCCCAGATGGACGGACCATGTGAGAGTGAGATCTGAGACTGGGTTGGAAGGACCCCATGAAGATGGCTATAGTTGGAGAAAATATGGTCAGAAAGACATCCTAGGAGCCAAATATCCCAG AAGCTACTATAGATGCACATTTCGCAACTCTCAAAACTGCTGGGCGACAAAGCAACTGCAGAGATCAGATGATGACCCAAACGCATTTGACATCACGTACCGAGGTAGGCACACTTGTTCCCATGCTACCAATTCGGTTCCAGCACCACCATCACCAGAAAAGCAAGAACAGAAACAATACAACAACAACAATCATAATGAACAAGAGCGACCACTTGACATCCTCAGAGACATTCCAAGCAGTTTGAGGATTGTCACTGAGGACTTGGACCGTAGAGAGATGACATATCCCTTCTCTTTTCCTTCCACTTCGTTTGGATGCATGCAGAGTGAAGACAATGGCTTTTCACTTTCGGCTCTAGACAGTAACGCTCTCCTGGACAGTTTTTCCTCGCCATttttatctccagccacccctgaATCAAACTACTTCGCAGTGTCCCCACTCGGGAAGAGCAACTTTGGAGGGGTTCACAACGAGCATCATTTTGAATCGGAACTCAAAAAGATAATCCCAGCCAACGCTTCTGCCCCCAGTTCCCCTGTTCTAGACTTGGACTCACTCCACCCAGTGGATATTGAGCCAAATTTCCCTTTTGACTCGCAACCGTTTTTCTCTTAA
- the LOC122281188 gene encoding uncharacterized protein LOC122281188 isoform X2 has protein sequence MITNPIFQSLLNTTTFLVPATVLGSSPFLQNPLENSCRKGREPKGYRERRLGKMRGEVVCWALLPVDPWAPNIDSESIASQLFAFSLFPYLGFLYFITKSKSSPKLTLFGFYFLLAFVGATTKVHYGTSLSNVDWLHGGAESLLTLTNLFIVMGLREALRRAQDAK, from the exons ATGATTACAAATCCGATATTTCAATCTCTTCTTAACACTACGACCTTCTTGGTCCCTGCAACTGTTCTGGGTTCTTCTCCTTTCTTGCAAAACCCCCTTGAAAATTCATGTAGAAAAGGCAGGGAACCCAAGGGTTACAGAGAGAGAAGGCTTGGTAAGATGAGGGGAGAGGTTGTTTGCTGGGCATTGCTCCCAGTTGATCCATGGGCACCCAACATCGATTCAGAGAGCATAGCTTCGCagctttttgctttttctttgtttccttACCTCGGTTTCTTGTACTTCATCACCAAATCCAAGTCTTCTCCAAAGTTAACCCTTTTTGGGTTCTACTTCTTGCTCGCCTTTGTGGGGGCTACCA CTAAGGTACATTATGGTACTTCCTTATCCAATGTGGATTGGTTACATGGTGGAGCTGAGTCACTTCTTACTCTAACCAATTTGTTTATCGTAATGGGGTTGAGAGAAGCTCTTCGGAGAGCTCAAGATGCAAAATAA
- the LOC122281188 gene encoding uncharacterized protein LOC122281188 isoform X1, with product MITNPIFQSLLNTTTFLVPATVLGSSPFLQNPLENSCRKGREPKGYRERRLGKMRGEVVCWALLPVDPWAPNIDSESIASQLFAFSLFPYLGFLYFITKSKSSPKLTLFGFYFLLAFVGATIPAGIYAKVHYGTSLSNVDWLHGGAESLLTLTNLFIVMGLREALRRAQDAK from the exons ATGATTACAAATCCGATATTTCAATCTCTTCTTAACACTACGACCTTCTTGGTCCCTGCAACTGTTCTGGGTTCTTCTCCTTTCTTGCAAAACCCCCTTGAAAATTCATGTAGAAAAGGCAGGGAACCCAAGGGTTACAGAGAGAGAAGGCTTGGTAAGATGAGGGGAGAGGTTGTTTGCTGGGCATTGCTCCCAGTTGATCCATGGGCACCCAACATCGATTCAGAGAGCATAGCTTCGCagctttttgctttttctttgtttccttACCTCGGTTTCTTGTACTTCATCACCAAATCCAAGTCTTCTCCAAAGTTAACCCTTTTTGGGTTCTACTTCTTGCTCGCCTTTGTGGGGGCTACCA TTCCTGCTGGGATTTATG CTAAGGTACATTATGGTACTTCCTTATCCAATGTGGATTGGTTACATGGTGGAGCTGAGTCACTTCTTACTCTAACCAATTTGTTTATCGTAATGGGGTTGAGAGAAGCTCTTCGGAGAGCTCAAGATGCAAAATAA
- the LOC122280731 gene encoding uncharacterized protein LOC122280731, producing the protein MKRKNTSPINLKSDPLPLNLLANTSLSLSLSLSLTVRVCVTSKEGMEKSREHKEKQHERPKSLVWDCGSSLYDSFELNSFKRQLDSAISRRTMSMPHLPDGRAPPKPQPPPSVPKKPSKISRSLQKLLRSVFKAKPTSTSVLNVQNQSKEGTFYVHVYDKSGALNTIPEVPEFDFSGISPEIGSLVGKSTSERFTATSIGISCA; encoded by the coding sequence ATGAAAAGGAAGAACACTTCCCCCATCAACCTCAAATCCGATCCTCTACCCTTGAATCTTCTTGCtaacacctctctctctctctctctctctctctctctcactgtaCGTGTCTGTGTGACTAGCAAGGAAGGAATGGAAAAATCTCGAGAACATAAAGAGAAACAACATGAAAGACCCAAGTCCCTTGTATGGGATTGTGGCAGCAGTCTCTACGACTCCTTTGAGCTCAACTCTTTCAAACGCCAGCTTGACTCCGCCATATCCCGCCGGACCATGTCCATGCCGCATTTACCCGATGGACGAGCGCCTCCTAAACCTCAGCCACCGCCTTCCGTACCCAAGAAACCCTCGAAGATCTCTCGGTCGCTACAAAAGCTTCTCAGGTCTGTGTTCAAGGCAAAACCAACTTCTACTTCTGTACTTAACGTTCAAAATCAGTCCAAGGAAGGGACGTTTTACGTTCATGTGTACGACAAGTCCGGGGCTCTTAACACGATACCGGAGGTTCCGGAGTTCGATTTTAGCGGAATTTCTCCTGAGATCGGTTCTTTGGTAGGGAAGTCAACCTCAGAGCGATTTACAGCCACTTCTATTGGTATTTCATGTGCTTAA